A DNA window from Massilia putida contains the following coding sequences:
- a CDS encoding TonB-dependent receptor, translating to MKKQQGRLTPNLLAMSIATIAWGTLHASACAQTAGAPADGIQEVIVTAQRTAAPESKTPVALSVLTAKDLDTIGIDQPGALAARLPNTYLENSYDGLRITIRGVSNADVTEKGDPSAAFMVDGVYVARPQSQNVALYDVDRVEVLRGPQGTLYGRNTTAGVVNVITKAPVNRFEGDVNAAVGNWGERKVGAMVNVPVNDVLALRAAAAWNEHDSYLKNGTNTPRGLGLDRADRAARLSAKLALGPRASLLVRYEASRDNSNNDSTVPDSNFYNGIAAGSPVWNGDATDRQLTNRFNPPNTRFEQGYSHKKTSSLSAELNWDLGPATLSWLGAHRSFDHDYLYNFYYRVAPTIALGVRQPFAGNYNQDSHELRLATNGAGPFSAQGGVYWFRERARDTYYFRDLQAVRLPPYYVFGNDPVEARSKAVFGQATVRLADGLRATAGVRYTEDDKSRIGYIGYQRAATYNAATDLRELNAGSISTDKTTWRLGLDYDLLPSTLVYGSIATGYKAGGFNDGCAAGDAKNGIGCPAASALPAASLTYQPETVRAYEAGIKTRFWERRASLNVAVFHYDYRNLQLSNEVVVNGRPRYETTNAGAASIRGLEADGQVLATSADRVTYALTLLDAHYVDYTPDGVHSWSGVKLDRTPARTLSLGWEHRLHLAGGTLAGGVGTRASASYLLNVPQAGLTYRVPGHTESDLHLGWEPDGARWSVLARVRNLENEVRPMTISSAGLAVPTEPRTADVRFDYRF from the coding sequence ATGAAGAAACAGCAGGGTCGGTTGACCCCTAACCTGCTCGCCATGTCGATCGCGACGATCGCATGGGGCACGCTGCATGCATCGGCATGCGCACAGACGGCCGGCGCACCAGCCGACGGCATCCAGGAAGTGATCGTCACGGCGCAGCGCACGGCCGCGCCGGAGTCGAAGACGCCGGTGGCGCTGAGCGTCCTCACGGCCAAGGATCTCGACACCATCGGCATCGACCAGCCGGGCGCGCTCGCCGCGCGCCTGCCCAACACGTATCTGGAAAACTCGTACGACGGCCTGCGCATCACGATCCGCGGCGTGTCGAACGCGGACGTCACCGAAAAGGGCGATCCGTCCGCCGCCTTCATGGTCGACGGCGTCTACGTGGCGCGGCCGCAGAGCCAGAACGTCGCGCTGTACGACGTCGACCGCGTCGAAGTGCTGCGCGGCCCGCAGGGCACGCTGTACGGCCGCAATACGACGGCCGGCGTCGTCAACGTCATCACGAAGGCACCCGTGAACCGGTTCGAAGGCGATGTCAATGCCGCCGTCGGCAACTGGGGCGAGCGCAAGGTCGGCGCGATGGTCAACGTGCCCGTGAACGACGTGCTGGCGCTGCGCGCCGCCGCCGCCTGGAACGAGCACGACTCTTACCTGAAGAACGGCACGAACACGCCGCGCGGCCTGGGCCTGGACCGCGCCGACCGCGCCGCCCGCCTGTCCGCGAAGCTGGCGCTCGGCCCGCGCGCATCGCTGCTCGTGCGCTACGAGGCAAGCCGCGACAACAGCAACAACGACAGCACGGTCCCCGATTCGAACTTCTACAACGGCATCGCGGCGGGCAGCCCCGTGTGGAACGGCGATGCGACGGACCGCCAGCTGACCAACCGCTTCAATCCGCCCAACACCCGGTTCGAGCAGGGTTACTCGCACAAGAAGACGTCCAGCCTGAGCGCGGAACTGAACTGGGATCTCGGCCCGGCGACCCTGTCGTGGCTCGGCGCGCACCGCAGCTTCGATCACGACTACCTGTACAACTTCTACTACCGCGTCGCGCCCACCATCGCGCTGGGCGTGCGCCAGCCGTTCGCAGGCAACTACAACCAGGACTCGCACGAGCTGCGCCTCGCCACCAACGGCGCCGGGCCGTTCAGCGCCCAGGGCGGCGTGTACTGGTTCCGCGAACGCGCGCGCGACACCTATTATTTCCGCGACCTGCAGGCCGTCCGCCTGCCGCCCTACTACGTGTTCGGCAACGACCCCGTCGAGGCGCGCAGCAAGGCCGTGTTCGGGCAGGCCACGGTCCGCCTGGCCGACGGCCTGCGCGCCACCGCCGGCGTGCGCTACACGGAAGACGACAAGTCGCGCATCGGCTATATCGGCTACCAGCGCGCCGCGACGTACAACGCGGCCACCGACCTGCGCGAGCTGAACGCCGGCAGCATCTCCACCGACAAGACGACGTGGCGCCTGGGCCTCGACTACGACCTGCTGCCTTCGACGCTCGTCTACGGCTCGATCGCCACCGGCTACAAGGCCGGCGGCTTCAACGACGGCTGCGCGGCGGGCGATGCAAAGAACGGCATCGGCTGCCCGGCCGCGAGCGCGCTGCCGGCCGCCAGCCTCACGTACCAGCCGGAGACCGTGCGCGCCTACGAGGCCGGCATCAAGACCCGCTTCTGGGAGCGCCGCGCGAGCCTGAACGTGGCCGTGTTCCACTACGACTACCGCAACCTGCAGCTGTCCAACGAAGTCGTCGTGAACGGCCGGCCGCGCTACGAGACGACGAACGCGGGCGCGGCCTCGATCCGCGGGCTGGAAGCGGATGGCCAGGTCCTCGCGACGAGCGCGGACCGCGTCACGTACGCGCTCACGCTGCTGGACGCGCACTACGTCGACTACACGCCGGACGGCGTGCATTCGTGGTCCGGCGTCAAACTGGACCGCACGCCGGCGCGCACCTTGTCGCTCGGCTGGGAACACCGCCTGCACCTCGCCGGCGGCACGTTGGCGGGCGGCGTCGGCACCCGTGCCAGCGCGAGCTATCTCCTGAACGTGCCGCAGGCGGGCTTGACGTACCGCGTCCCGGGTCATACGGAGTCCGACCTGCACCTCGGCTGGGAACCGGATGGCGCCCGCTGGAGCGTGCTGGCGCGCGTGCGCAATCTCGAGAACGAGGTGCGCCCGATGACGATCAGTTCCGCCGGTCTCGCCGTGCCGACCGAACCGCGCACGGCCGACGTCCGCTTCGACTACCGTTTCTGA
- a CDS encoding oxygenase MpaB family protein, translating to MRRDFHEPGLRDDPALRADPLADATIARILGPGRPGGPDTETIAVLNKEIARWQLNGDLDGWRASPGLPAEMAAALEDYVAKARVLPDWADAARIARSEVLFMDMSMASCTLLFCASLPQCYVIPDLAAVLHAAGELEQHTDYRVRATAAMIFPVMMHGGLLDPAGGGVAQAIKVRLIHAMIRHLVLRGDVAEALVAPRRLPPLHLPTFARGGTMHQVLYAHGWDIDRLGLPCNQQELAYTLLTFHYVFLHGLRRLGLGLDKGDEEAYMHTWNVLGCVLGIEPGLMADTMTDAARMFADIQTNARGQARKPDPRPALAGALVATMQRYIPLRLLKPFPVLLTRHLVGKDATRDLGLDGHVSLLSRALFVLGFSLVRGIDAIGRLVFPGFSISRLVTRILGYRLTAKLLMDETRPLALPATLLNEVSDAMRAWHNDDKAPRWMNAIERRFTGRAMPDARQG from the coding sequence ATGAGGCGCGACTTCCACGAACCCGGCCTGCGCGACGACCCGGCCCTGCGCGCCGACCCGCTGGCCGACGCCACCATCGCACGCATCCTCGGCCCCGGCCGGCCCGGCGGTCCCGACACCGAGACGATCGCGGTCCTGAACAAGGAGATCGCGCGCTGGCAGCTGAACGGGGACCTGGACGGCTGGCGCGCCAGCCCCGGCCTGCCGGCGGAGATGGCCGCCGCGCTGGAAGACTACGTCGCGAAGGCGCGGGTGCTGCCCGACTGGGCGGACGCCGCGAGGATCGCGCGGTCCGAAGTCCTGTTCATGGACATGAGCATGGCCTCGTGCACCCTGCTGTTCTGCGCCAGCCTGCCGCAGTGCTATGTGATCCCCGACCTCGCGGCCGTGCTGCATGCGGCCGGCGAACTGGAACAGCACACCGACTACCGCGTGCGCGCCACCGCCGCGATGATCTTCCCCGTCATGATGCACGGCGGCCTGCTCGATCCGGCCGGCGGCGGCGTCGCCCAGGCCATCAAGGTGCGCCTGATCCACGCGATGATCCGCCACCTCGTGCTGCGCGGCGACGTGGCCGAAGCGCTCGTCGCGCCGCGCCGCCTGCCCCCGCTTCATTTGCCCACCTTCGCGCGCGGCGGCACGATGCATCAGGTGCTGTACGCGCACGGCTGGGACATCGACCGCCTCGGCCTGCCGTGCAACCAGCAGGAACTGGCGTACACGCTGCTGACCTTCCATTACGTGTTCCTGCACGGCCTGCGCCGCCTGGGCCTCGGCCTCGACAAAGGCGACGAGGAAGCGTACATGCACACCTGGAACGTGCTGGGCTGCGTGCTCGGCATCGAGCCGGGCCTGATGGCGGACACGATGACCGACGCGGCCCGCATGTTCGCGGACATCCAGACGAATGCCCGCGGCCAGGCGCGCAAGCCCGACCCGCGCCCGGCGCTGGCCGGCGCCCTCGTCGCGACGATGCAGCGCTATATTCCGCTGCGCCTCCTGAAACCGTTCCCCGTCCTGCTGACGCGCCACCTGGTCGGCAAGGACGCGACGCGCGACCTGGGCCTGGACGGCCACGTGTCGCTGCTGTCGCGCGCCCTGTTCGTGCTGGGCTTTTCGCTCGTGCGCGGCATCGACGCGATTGGCCGGCTCGTGTTCCCCGGCTTCTCGATCTCGCGCCTCGTCACGCGCATCCTCGGCTACCGCCTCACCGCCAAGCTGCTGATGGACGAGACCCGCCCTTTGGCACTGCCGGCGACCCTATTGAATGAAGTCAGCGACGCCATGCGCGCATGGCACAATGACGACAAGGCGCCGCGCTGGATGAATGCCATCGAGCGCCGCTTCACCGGGCGCGCCATGCCCGACGCCCGTCAAGGATAA
- a CDS encoding glycosyltransferase, giving the protein MTAVQPRVSVLVPTFDQAHFIARALASLQAQTLAAWEAVVVDDGSRDGTAAIVAPFLEDARIRYLALDANEGLGRALNVALDATTAPLVAYLPGDDVLYPRHLDSLAAALAAAPDAVLAHAGVRWHYNREAAGLIPGEALQLVQVMHRRVGVRWTERADLESDDLDRLYWSRLRAYGGSVGTGGVTCEWVDHPRQRHKLMREPEGGINPFRHHYRVRTPLRFHTSTGNPIDEAALYRRLRERPPTPRAPDGLTILLVGELAYNAERVLALEEQGHALYGLWTDTPAWFNTIGPLPFGHVEDLPRDDWRAALRRLRPDVIYAQLNWQAVPFAHAVLLESASIPFVWHFKEGPFICLEKGTWPLLLDLYRMADGRIFGSPEARDWFESASPGLTRTRPCHVLDGDLPKRDWFAGAPAMPLSAAGDVHTVVPGRPIGLHPPVVAALAAAGIHLHFYGDFTQGQWREWIATTQALAPRHLHLHGNVAQDRWVETFSRYDAGWLHGFASRNGGDMRRADWDDLNLPARIATLAAAGLPLIQRDNGGAIVAAQSLARRLGIGLFYDDVGDLAAQLRDGAHMRGLRARMWAQREQFCFDTHVPALVAFFRQVIANAGSGPRVAG; this is encoded by the coding sequence ATGACCGCTGTCCAACCCCGCGTGAGCGTGCTGGTGCCGACCTTCGACCAGGCGCACTTCATCGCCCGCGCGCTCGCGAGCCTGCAGGCCCAGACGCTCGCCGCGTGGGAGGCCGTGGTCGTGGACGACGGTTCGCGCGACGGCACGGCGGCCATCGTCGCGCCGTTCCTGGAAGATGCGCGCATCCGCTACCTCGCGCTGGACGCGAACGAGGGGCTGGGACGGGCGTTGAACGTGGCGCTGGACGCGACCACGGCGCCGCTCGTGGCATATCTGCCCGGCGACGACGTGCTCTACCCGCGCCACCTGGACAGCCTGGCGGCGGCGCTCGCGGCCGCGCCGGACGCCGTGCTGGCCCATGCCGGCGTGCGCTGGCACTACAACCGCGAGGCGGCGGGCCTTATCCCCGGCGAGGCCCTGCAGCTCGTGCAGGTGATGCACCGGCGCGTCGGCGTGCGCTGGACGGAGCGGGCCGACCTGGAGTCGGACGACCTCGACCGCCTGTACTGGTCGCGCCTGCGGGCGTACGGCGGCAGCGTGGGCACGGGCGGCGTCACGTGCGAATGGGTCGACCATCCGCGCCAGCGCCACAAGCTGATGCGGGAACCGGAGGGCGGCATCAACCCGTTCCGCCACCACTACCGCGTGCGCACGCCGTTGCGCTTCCACACGAGCACGGGCAATCCCATCGACGAGGCCGCGCTCTACCGCCGGCTGCGCGAGCGTCCGCCCACGCCGCGCGCGCCGGACGGCCTCACGATCCTGCTCGTGGGCGAACTGGCCTACAACGCCGAGCGCGTGCTGGCGCTGGAAGAGCAAGGGCATGCGCTGTACGGCCTCTGGACCGACACGCCGGCCTGGTTCAACACCATCGGTCCGCTGCCGTTCGGCCACGTCGAGGACCTGCCCCGCGACGACTGGCGCGCGGCCCTGCGGCGCCTGCGTCCCGACGTGATCTACGCGCAGCTGAACTGGCAGGCCGTGCCGTTCGCGCACGCCGTCCTGCTGGAAAGCGCAAGCATCCCGTTCGTCTGGCATTTCAAGGAAGGGCCGTTCATCTGCCTGGAGAAGGGCACGTGGCCGCTGCTGCTCGACCTGTACCGCATGGCCGACGGTCGCATCTTCGGCAGTCCGGAAGCGCGCGACTGGTTCGAATCGGCGTCGCCCGGCCTCACGCGCACGCGCCCGTGCCACGTGCTCGACGGCGACCTGCCCAAGCGCGACTGGTTCGCCGGCGCGCCCGCGATGCCGTTGTCCGCCGCCGGCGACGTGCATACCGTCGTGCCGGGCCGCCCGATCGGGCTGCACCCGCCCGTCGTCGCGGCGCTGGCGGCGGCCGGCATCCACCTGCATTTCTACGGCGACTTCACGCAGGGCCAATGGCGCGAGTGGATCGCGACGACGCAGGCATTGGCGCCGCGCCACCTGCACCTGCACGGCAACGTCGCACAGGACCGCTGGGTCGAGACATTCTCGCGCTACGACGCCGGCTGGCTGCATGGCTTCGCGAGCCGCAACGGCGGCGACATGCGCCGCGCCGACTGGGACGACCTGAACCTGCCGGCACGCATCGCCACGCTGGCGGCGGCGGGCCTGCCGCTGATCCAGCGCGACAACGGCGGCGCCATCGTCGCGGCGCAGTCGCTGGCGCGCCGGCTTGGCATCGGGTTGTTTTACGACGACGTCGGCGACCTGGCGGCCCAGCTGCGCGACGGCGCCCACATGCGCGGCCTGCGCGCGCGCATGTGGGCGCAGCGCGAACAGTTCTGTTTCGACACGCACGTGCCGGCGCTCGTGGCGTTCTTCCGGCAAGTCATCGCGAACGCGGGCAGCGGGCCGCGCGTGGCGGGGTAG
- a CDS encoding hybrid sensor histidine kinase/response regulator encodes MFALPFPIPSRGPRLFALALVLSVLSLLGSARAAPAPLVLDDAASHVEAWPAVTLLRDPDGRVEAADLVAAPERFTVPNAAYATLGMEKGPVWVRIPVQTAPGGDGAWALKIDFGLLNRVDLYVVRAGRIERHARGGSERTDERSPIARGGPVPAFLLQLEPGERYDVLLRVDTNGPKILPISFAKPATFYQDALHDRLVQGILTGLFICLLLYSLAQWVNLREILFAKYSLLIGGLALYNIAWWGLGAEYLWGASTWATVHATGIISLMTACGGYLFVGEALTRPGVDRIFPRLMQTGAVLCIVAATAFGFDLIHDAALVAIIGSLGIMPMLLGLPGAFNRARRGDTVGTYFLIGWAASFVSSAIQAQVIKGGLDATYWTLNSTQFGGTFDMLVFMRILGLRTKSIQDAMLRAEAATRMKSEFLANMSHEIRTPMNAIIGMSRLALMADPNPRQRNYLSKILGAGEHLLGIINDILDFSKIEAGRMTLDTVPFDLDDMLEHLASIAAIKTDARRVELVFCVPRGVPGRLVGDPLRLGQVLINLTNNAVKFTEEGEIAVAVELVERTAAGVVLRFSVSDTGIGMDADQLARLFQSFTQADNSITRKYGGTGLGLSISKQLVELMGGTIAVTSTPGVGSRFSFTVPLGIADADATAAPAPGLELQRMRVMVVDDSPGARDALVEMLDGFGIHADAVASGEESLARLAQAVREGAPYQVVLMDYMMPGWDGVETIRRIRADARFTAPPAILMVSACTREGVLQQEGDLPLSGFLTKPVGPALLYDSLLQVLRPDLAAASASSGGAQNAAGTQSDANRLAGARILLVDDNANNREVALDFMAVARMRVDAATSGQEAIRMAQDGDYDLVLMDIQMHGMDGYTATRAIRALPGCATVPVVAMTAHAMAGDREKSLAAGMNDHVVKPIDPDLLLRTLVKWIDPQRLAGRVAPQAAPAPIVPAAAPAALPAVRGVDWHRALVGAGGQHQRLRRRVAGFLQEYLNAPQQMRDALANGDYAPLQALAHNLKSGAAYIGATPLATLAGTLEQDLRSSRAERVSVLAPDLIVALESVLSGLARIDAAQAPTVSGLDAGALLARLRGFLETDDARAEDALAELQGVLTDERHAAPLSAIRAAVDEIEYERALVHLDALERAVDNEAEAAS; translated from the coding sequence ATGTTCGCACTGCCTTTTCCGATTCCCTCGCGCGGCCCGCGCCTGTTCGCGCTGGCGCTGGTGCTGTCCGTGCTGTCCCTGCTGGGAAGCGCGCGCGCCGCGCCGGCGCCGCTCGTGCTGGACGACGCCGCGTCCCACGTCGAAGCTTGGCCGGCCGTCACGCTGCTGCGCGATCCGGACGGCCGCGTCGAAGCGGCCGATCTCGTCGCCGCGCCGGAGCGCTTCACCGTACCGAATGCGGCCTATGCCACGCTGGGCATGGAGAAAGGTCCCGTGTGGGTGCGCATCCCCGTGCAGACGGCACCGGGCGGCGACGGCGCGTGGGCGCTCAAGATCGACTTCGGCCTGCTGAACCGCGTCGACCTGTACGTCGTGCGCGCCGGCCGCATCGAGCGCCATGCGCGCGGCGGATCGGAACGGACGGACGAGCGCAGCCCCATCGCGCGCGGCGGCCCGGTGCCGGCGTTCCTGCTGCAGCTGGAGCCGGGCGAGCGCTACGACGTGCTGCTGCGCGTGGACACGAACGGACCGAAGATCCTGCCGATCAGCTTCGCCAAACCCGCCACGTTCTACCAGGACGCGCTGCACGACCGGCTGGTGCAGGGCATCCTCACGGGCCTGTTCATCTGCCTGCTGCTGTACAGCCTCGCGCAATGGGTCAACCTGCGCGAGATCCTGTTCGCCAAGTATTCGCTGCTGATCGGCGGCCTGGCCCTGTACAACATCGCGTGGTGGGGCCTCGGCGCCGAATACCTGTGGGGCGCCAGCACCTGGGCCACCGTGCACGCCACCGGCATCATCTCGCTGATGACGGCCTGCGGCGGCTATCTGTTCGTCGGCGAAGCGCTGACGCGGCCCGGCGTCGACCGCATCTTCCCGCGCCTGATGCAGACCGGCGCCGTGCTGTGCATCGTCGCGGCCACCGCCTTCGGCTTCGACCTGATCCACGACGCGGCCCTCGTGGCCATCATCGGCTCGCTGGGCATCATGCCGATGCTGCTGGGCCTTCCCGGCGCGTTCAACCGCGCGCGCCGCGGCGACACGGTCGGCACCTACTTCCTCATCGGCTGGGCCGCGAGCTTCGTCAGCTCGGCGATCCAGGCGCAGGTCATCAAGGGCGGCCTGGACGCCACCTACTGGACGCTGAACTCCACGCAGTTCGGCGGCACGTTCGACATGCTCGTGTTCATGCGCATCCTGGGCCTGCGCACCAAGAGCATCCAGGACGCCATGCTGCGCGCCGAGGCGGCGACCCGCATGAAGTCGGAATTCCTGGCCAATATGAGCCACGAGATCCGCACGCCGATGAACGCCATCATCGGCATGAGCCGCCTCGCCCTGATGGCCGATCCGAACCCCAGGCAGCGCAACTACCTCTCCAAGATCCTCGGCGCGGGCGAGCACCTGCTGGGCATCATCAACGACATCCTCGACTTTTCCAAGATCGAGGCGGGCCGCATGACGCTCGACACCGTGCCGTTCGACCTCGACGACATGCTCGAACACCTGGCCAGCATCGCCGCCATCAAGACCGACGCGCGCCGCGTGGAACTCGTGTTCTGCGTGCCGCGCGGCGTGCCGGGGCGCCTCGTGGGCGATCCGCTGCGCCTGGGCCAGGTGCTGATCAACCTGACCAACAACGCCGTCAAGTTCACGGAAGAAGGCGAGATCGCCGTCGCCGTCGAGCTGGTCGAGCGCACCGCGGCCGGCGTCGTGCTGCGCTTCTCCGTCAGCGACACGGGCATCGGCATGGACGCCGACCAGCTGGCGCGCCTGTTCCAGTCCTTCACCCAGGCCGACAACTCCATCACCCGCAAATACGGCGGCACGGGCCTGGGCCTGTCGATCTCGAAGCAGCTCGTCGAACTGATGGGCGGCACGATCGCCGTCACCAGCACGCCAGGCGTCGGCAGCCGCTTCAGCTTCACGGTCCCGCTGGGCATCGCGGATGCCGACGCCACCGCCGCGCCGGCGCCGGGCCTGGAATTGCAGCGCATGCGCGTGATGGTCGTCGACGACAGCCCGGGCGCGCGCGACGCGCTCGTCGAGATGCTGGACGGTTTCGGCATCCACGCCGACGCCGTCGCCTCGGGCGAGGAATCGCTGGCGCGGCTGGCGCAGGCCGTGCGGGAGGGCGCCCCGTACCAGGTGGTGCTGATGGATTACATGATGCCCGGCTGGGACGGCGTCGAGACGATCCGCCGCATCCGCGCCGACGCGCGTTTCACGGCGCCGCCCGCGATCCTGATGGTCAGCGCCTGCACCCGCGAAGGCGTGCTGCAGCAGGAAGGCGACCTGCCGCTGTCCGGCTTCCTCACCAAACCCGTCGGCCCGGCGCTGCTGTACGACAGCCTGCTGCAGGTGCTGCGCCCCGACCTGGCGGCGGCGTCCGCCTCCTCGGGCGGCGCGCAGAACGCGGCCGGTACGCAGTCCGACGCGAACCGGCTGGCGGGCGCCCGCATCCTGCTCGTCGACGACAACGCCAACAACCGCGAGGTGGCGCTCGACTTCATGGCCGTCGCGCGCATGCGCGTCGACGCCGCCACGAGCGGCCAGGAAGCTATCCGCATGGCGCAGGACGGCGACTACGACCTCGTGCTGATGGACATCCAGATGCACGGGATGGACGGCTACACGGCCACGCGCGCCATCCGCGCCCTGCCCGGCTGCGCCACCGTGCCGGTCGTCGCCATGACGGCGCACGCGATGGCCGGCGACCGCGAGAAGAGCCTCGCCGCCGGCATGAACGACCACGTCGTCAAGCCGATCGATCCGGACCTGCTGTTGCGCACCCTGGTGAAATGGATCGATCCGCAGCGCCTCGCCGGCCGCGTCGCGCCGCAAGCGGCGCCCGCACCGATCGTGCCGGCCGCCGCGCCAGCGGCGTTGCCGGCCGTGCGCGGCGTCGACTGGCATCGCGCGCTGGTGGGCGCCGGCGGCCAGCACCAGCGCCTGCGCCGCCGCGTCGCCGGGTTCCTGCAGGAATACCTGAACGCGCCGCAGCAGATGCGGGACGCGCTGGCGAACGGCGACTACGCGCCGCTGCAGGCGCTGGCGCACAACCTCAAATCGGGCGCCGCCTACATCGGCGCGACGCCGCTGGCCACGCTGGCGGGCACGCTGGAGCAGGACCTGCGGTCAAGCCGCGCCGAGCGCGTGTCCGTGCTGGCGCCCGACCTGATCGTCGCGCTGGAGAGCGTCCTGTCGGGCCTGGCCCGCATCGACGCCGCCCAGGCGCCGACCGTCAGCGGCCTCGATGCCGGCGCCCTGCTCGCGCGCCTGCGCGGCTTCCTCGAAACGGACGATGCGCGCGCCGAGGACGCGCTGGCCGAGCTGCAGGGCGTCCTGACGGACGAGCGCCATGCCGCGCCGCTGTCCGCCATCCGCGCCGCCGTCGACGAGATCGAGTACGAGCGAGCGCTGGTCCACCTCGACGCGCTGGAGCGCGCCGTCGACAACGAAGCGGAGGCCGCATCGTGA
- a CDS encoding diguanylate cyclase, with protein sequence MNHVEPQKVLVADDDPINRQVLAELLKPEYTVLLAKNGEQALERAARHAPDLILLDVIMPDLDGYEVLRRLRADPLLDQIAVIFISGLDRPEDEANGLKLGAADYIAKPFNATVVMARVALHLQLVRQRRMLERLAHVDGLTELANRRRFDELYAQEWQRAQRNGWPLSLALLDIDAFKQYNDYYGHPAGDRALRAVARTTAACLRRPADLAARYGGEEFVLLMPDTDLPQARHVVDEICAAIAALELPHAASQVAPVLTVSVGGVTLGGHGPESAAELFEAADEHLYRAKQEGRQRVVWRPALAD encoded by the coding sequence GTGAACCACGTCGAACCGCAGAAAGTCCTGGTCGCCGACGACGACCCGATCAACCGCCAGGTGCTGGCGGAGCTGCTCAAGCCGGAATACACGGTGCTGCTGGCGAAGAACGGCGAGCAGGCGCTGGAACGGGCCGCGCGCCACGCGCCCGACCTGATCCTGCTCGACGTGATAATGCCCGACCTGGACGGCTACGAAGTGCTGCGCCGGCTGCGCGCCGATCCGCTTCTGGACCAGATCGCCGTCATCTTCATCTCCGGCCTGGACCGCCCGGAGGACGAGGCGAACGGCCTCAAACTGGGCGCCGCCGACTACATCGCCAAGCCGTTCAACGCCACCGTCGTGATGGCGCGGGTGGCGCTGCACCTGCAACTGGTGCGCCAGCGCCGCATGCTGGAACGCCTGGCGCACGTGGACGGCCTGACGGAGCTGGCCAACCGGCGCCGCTTCGACGAACTGTATGCGCAGGAATGGCAGCGCGCCCAGCGCAACGGCTGGCCGCTGTCGCTGGCCCTGCTCGACATCGACGCGTTCAAGCAGTACAACGACTATTACGGCCACCCGGCCGGCGACCGCGCGCTGCGCGCGGTCGCGCGCACGACGGCCGCCTGCCTGCGCCGCCCGGCCGACCTGGCGGCGCGCTACGGCGGCGAGGAATTCGTGCTGCTGATGCCCGACACCGACCTGCCGCAGGCACGCCATGTGGTGGACGAAATCTGCGCCGCGATCGCCGCGCTGGAACTGCCGCACGCGGCGTCGCAGGTGGCGCCGGTGCTCACGGTCAGCGTGGGCGGCGTGACGCTCGGCGGACACGGCCCGGAAAGCGCGGCCGAACTGTTCGAGGCGGCCGACGAGCACCTGTACCGCGCCAAGCAGGAAGGCAGGCAGCGGGTGGTGTGGCGCCCGGCCCTGGCGGATTGA
- a CDS encoding carotenoid biosynthesis protein yields the protein MILLSHNRLPRLAIFLLVVFLLVLARRVGGETTVLLVASSLLMFGCCWASAAHLLGAGAALRLVAIASSFGWAAEQLGSSYGWFFGSYTYTPVLGPRLGDVPVVIPMMWFALGYVGYVIANLIVWQDPVDAPASPAHDAIMALLGATVVTCYDLGVDPYMVYVLKAWIMAKKDGWWFGETVQGFAGWMAVSFAILFAFRRLARVRPAASHLDAVLPTMRHVFVPLAVYAGLMVFQVLLGYPVEARTIALFAMGFPLLAAFIGLLRWQGILVRPAADAQPSDAALPLDALKEAA from the coding sequence ATGATCCTGTTGTCGCACAATCGTCTCCCCCGCCTCGCCATATTCCTGCTGGTCGTGTTCCTGCTGGTCCTCGCCAGGCGCGTCGGCGGCGAGACCACCGTCCTCCTCGTCGCCAGCTCGCTGCTGATGTTCGGCTGTTGCTGGGCCAGCGCCGCGCACCTGCTCGGCGCTGGCGCCGCGCTGCGGCTCGTCGCCATCGCATCGAGCTTCGGCTGGGCGGCGGAACAGCTGGGGTCTTCGTACGGCTGGTTCTTCGGCAGCTACACGTACACGCCCGTGCTCGGACCGCGTTTAGGCGACGTGCCCGTCGTGATCCCGATGATGTGGTTCGCCCTCGGCTACGTCGGCTACGTGATCGCCAACCTGATCGTGTGGCAGGATCCCGTCGATGCACCCGCGTCGCCGGCCCACGACGCCATCATGGCGCTGCTGGGCGCGACGGTCGTCACGTGCTACGACCTGGGCGTCGATCCGTACATGGTGTACGTGCTCAAGGCCTGGATCATGGCCAAGAAGGACGGCTGGTGGTTCGGCGAGACCGTGCAGGGCTTCGCCGGCTGGATGGCCGTGTCGTTCGCGATCCTGTTCGCGTTCCGCCGCCTCGCGCGCGTGCGCCCGGCCGCGAGCCACCTCGACGCCGTCCTCCCCACCATGCGCCACGTGTTCGTCCCGCTCGCCGTCTACGCCGGCCTGATGGTGTTCCAGGTGCTGCTCGGCTACCCGGTCGAGGCGCGCACGATCGCCCTGTTCGCGATGGGATTCCCGCTGCTGGCCGCCTTCATCGGCCTGCTGCGCTGGCAAGGCATCCTCGTCCGCCCCGCCGCCGACGCGCAGCCGTCCGACGCCGCACTGCCGCTCGACGCGCTGAAGGAGGCGGCATGA